In a single window of the Diospyros lotus cultivar Yz01 chromosome 10, ASM1463336v1, whole genome shotgun sequence genome:
- the LOC127811319 gene encoding peroxidase 40 isoform X2, with protein MALFLAFYLLMLKNMPTALSDTSSYSNEACLDGGNFELQFGLYQDSCPQAEPIIFSWVAKAVSDDPRMAASLLRLHFHDCFVNGCDASVLLDDTRSFVGEKTAAPNLNSLRGFEVIDAIKSALESVCPETVSCADILAIAARDSVVLSGGPSWEVQTGRRDSLTASRAAANNNIPSPNSNVATLEANFQKVGLTLSDMVTLSGAHTLGKARCSTFSSRLNGNSNLNSQDSNIEFLQSLQQLCSDPNSNTTLAQLDLVTPSTFDNQYFVNLISGEGLLVSDQVLVARDEKTRGIVESYADDPIIFFEEFKRSMLKMGSLGPLTRQSGEIRKNCRIVNQV; from the exons ATGGCCTTGTTCTTAGCTTTCTACTTGCTCATGCTCAAGAACATGCCAACGGCTTTATCAGATACCTCAAGCTACTCTAATGAAGCATGCCTTGATGGTGGCAACTTTGAGCTGCAATTTGGCTTGTACCAAGATAGCTGCCCGCAGGCAGAACCCATCATCTTCTCATGGGTGGCGAAGGCGGTTTCTGACGATCCGAGGATGGCAGCTTCGCTACTTCGTCTCCATTTCCATGACTGCTTTGTCAAT GGATGTGATGCTTCAGTGTTACTAGATGACACGCGGAGTTTCGTCGGAGAAAAAACTGCTGCACCAAACTTGAACTCCCTGCGAGGGTTTGAAGTCATCGATGCAATAAAATCTGCTCTTGAATCTGTTTGCCCCGAGACAGTATCTTGTGCTGATATTCTTGCCATTGCAGCCAGAGACTCGGTTGTCCTT TCAGGAGGCCCAAGCTGGGAAGTCCAGACGGGAAGGAGGGACAGCCTAACTGCAAGCAGAGCAGCTGCAAACAACAACATTCCAAGCCCTAATTCCAATGTAGCAACACTTGAGGCCAACTTCCAAAAGGTTGGCCTTACTCTAAGTGACATGGTTACCCTCTCAG GGGCGCACACATTGGGGAAAGCTAGGTGCTCCACATTCAGCTCTAGGCTGAATGGAAACAGCAACTTGAACAGCCAAGATTCCAATATAGAATTCTTGCAGTCACTCCAGCAGCTGTGCTCAGATCCCAACAGCAACACAACATTAGCACAGCTTGACCTTGTGACCCCATCAACATTTGACAACCAGTACTTTGTCAACCTAATCTCCGGCGAGGGACTACTGGTGTCCGACCAGGTCCTTGTGGCCAGAGATGAGAAGACACGTGGAATTGTTGAATCTTATGCGGATGACCCAATCATCTTCTTCGAGGAGTTCAAGAGATCTATGCTGAAAATGGGAAGCTTGGGACCGCTAACAAGACAAAGTGGTGAAATCCGCAAAAACTGCAGGATAGTTAATCAAGTTTAG
- the LOC127811319 gene encoding peroxidase 40 isoform X1: MALFLAFYLLMLKNMPTALSDTSSYSNEACLDGGNFELQFGLYQDSCPQAEPIIFSWVAKAVSDDPRMAASLLRLHFHDCFVNASYITRFCSMFLTALNRYDVSCKLNLQGCDASVLLDDTRSFVGEKTAAPNLNSLRGFEVIDAIKSALESVCPETVSCADILAIAARDSVVLSGGPSWEVQTGRRDSLTASRAAANNNIPSPNSNVATLEANFQKVGLTLSDMVTLSGAHTLGKARCSTFSSRLNGNSNLNSQDSNIEFLQSLQQLCSDPNSNTTLAQLDLVTPSTFDNQYFVNLISGEGLLVSDQVLVARDEKTRGIVESYADDPIIFFEEFKRSMLKMGSLGPLTRQSGEIRKNCRIVNQV; the protein is encoded by the exons ATGGCCTTGTTCTTAGCTTTCTACTTGCTCATGCTCAAGAACATGCCAACGGCTTTATCAGATACCTCAAGCTACTCTAATGAAGCATGCCTTGATGGTGGCAACTTTGAGCTGCAATTTGGCTTGTACCAAGATAGCTGCCCGCAGGCAGAACCCATCATCTTCTCATGGGTGGCGAAGGCGGTTTCTGACGATCCGAGGATGGCAGCTTCGCTACTTCGTCTCCATTTCCATGACTGCTTTGTCAATGCAAGTTATATTACCCGTTTCTGTTCTATGTTCTTAACTGCTCTTAACCGTTATGATGTGAGTTGTAAGCTTAATTTGCAGGGATGTGATGCTTCAGTGTTACTAGATGACACGCGGAGTTTCGTCGGAGAAAAAACTGCTGCACCAAACTTGAACTCCCTGCGAGGGTTTGAAGTCATCGATGCAATAAAATCTGCTCTTGAATCTGTTTGCCCCGAGACAGTATCTTGTGCTGATATTCTTGCCATTGCAGCCAGAGACTCGGTTGTCCTT TCAGGAGGCCCAAGCTGGGAAGTCCAGACGGGAAGGAGGGACAGCCTAACTGCAAGCAGAGCAGCTGCAAACAACAACATTCCAAGCCCTAATTCCAATGTAGCAACACTTGAGGCCAACTTCCAAAAGGTTGGCCTTACTCTAAGTGACATGGTTACCCTCTCAG GGGCGCACACATTGGGGAAAGCTAGGTGCTCCACATTCAGCTCTAGGCTGAATGGAAACAGCAACTTGAACAGCCAAGATTCCAATATAGAATTCTTGCAGTCACTCCAGCAGCTGTGCTCAGATCCCAACAGCAACACAACATTAGCACAGCTTGACCTTGTGACCCCATCAACATTTGACAACCAGTACTTTGTCAACCTAATCTCCGGCGAGGGACTACTGGTGTCCGACCAGGTCCTTGTGGCCAGAGATGAGAAGACACGTGGAATTGTTGAATCTTATGCGGATGACCCAATCATCTTCTTCGAGGAGTTCAAGAGATCTATGCTGAAAATGGGAAGCTTGGGACCGCTAACAAGACAAAGTGGTGAAATCCGCAAAAACTGCAGGATAGTTAATCAAGTTTAG